One window of the Mycobacteriales bacterium genome contains the following:
- the tmk gene encoding dTMP kinase: protein MPRPRRLFRNGAHMHDLNEVVAAPPRENELRAVLGIKSFRRLWISLSLSSLGDWLGFLATTSLAYHLSTSYSARLYSIAGVLFVRLLPALLIGPIAGAWADRFNRRTTMVVTDLVRFGLFLSIPLYLSLWWLLVATFLIECNSLFWIPAKEASIPNLVPRERLETANQLSLVTTYGFGAIAAALFAALSFVNRVLADKFHWFRTNPTNLSLYIDALTFLVSAITILNLSEIAGSRAGTVINREHGEQVGLWRSITEGIEFLGAQRWLKGLILGICGATGAGAAVIGLSQAFAVDLKGGEAAYGTLFGTVFVGLAGGMFLGPKVAGGLSRRRLVGLAIVCSGVTLSILAIVPNLALAILATAVLGFWAGMVWVVSLTLVGQEVSDELRGRTFAYIYNLMRLVLLAMVAAAPAIAGRIGPHSVHVSDARIRLDGVTVTLFAAGLLAILLGTVCYRLMDDRPEIPLRADLIAVLRRHNPQLGRGTNGGLFIAFEGGEGAGKSTQVQLLAAELREAGYEVVVTFEPGATPIGAKLRQVLLARESAELSAVAEVLLYAADRAQHVSEVVRPALERGAVVISDRYVDSTLAYQGAGRSLPDSEVRRLSAWATDGLLPDLTVVLDIAPEVGLRRRGGPGDRLEDESVEFHRRVRAMFLQLAAHGRARYLVLDAGGAPDRIHAAVSKRVAVLRPKLAATSRLKAPRSSASAVGK, encoded by the coding sequence ATGCCTCGCCCACGTCGGTTGTTCCGCAACGGGGCGCACATGCACGACCTCAACGAGGTCGTCGCCGCTCCGCCGCGAGAGAACGAGCTGCGCGCGGTCCTCGGCATCAAGTCGTTTCGCCGGTTGTGGATCTCGCTGTCGCTGTCGAGCCTCGGTGACTGGCTGGGGTTCCTTGCCACCACGTCGCTGGCCTACCACCTGTCGACGTCGTACTCGGCCCGGCTCTACTCGATCGCTGGTGTGCTGTTCGTGCGGCTGCTGCCGGCGTTGCTCATCGGCCCGATCGCCGGTGCGTGGGCGGACCGGTTCAACCGGCGTACGACGATGGTCGTCACGGACCTGGTCCGGTTCGGGCTGTTCCTGTCGATCCCGCTCTACCTGTCGCTGTGGTGGCTGCTCGTCGCGACGTTCCTGATCGAGTGCAACAGCCTGTTCTGGATCCCGGCCAAGGAAGCCTCGATTCCGAACCTGGTGCCGCGGGAGCGGCTCGAGACCGCCAACCAGCTCAGCCTCGTGACGACGTACGGGTTCGGGGCCATCGCTGCGGCGCTGTTCGCGGCGCTCTCCTTCGTCAACCGGGTGCTCGCCGACAAGTTCCACTGGTTCCGCACCAACCCCACCAACCTCTCGCTCTACATCGACGCGCTGACCTTCCTGGTGTCGGCGATCACGATCCTGAACCTCTCCGAGATCGCCGGCTCGCGAGCCGGCACCGTCATCAACCGTGAGCACGGCGAGCAGGTCGGGCTGTGGCGCTCGATCACCGAAGGCATCGAGTTCCTCGGCGCCCAACGCTGGCTCAAAGGGCTGATCCTCGGCATCTGCGGGGCGACCGGCGCCGGCGCGGCGGTCATCGGGCTCTCGCAGGCGTTCGCGGTCGACCTCAAGGGCGGTGAGGCGGCGTACGGCACGTTGTTCGGCACCGTCTTCGTCGGTCTGGCCGGCGGGATGTTCCTCGGCCCGAAGGTCGCCGGCGGCCTGTCGCGACGGCGCCTGGTGGGGCTCGCGATCGTGTGCAGCGGTGTGACGTTGTCGATCCTGGCGATCGTCCCGAACCTCGCGCTGGCGATCCTCGCGACCGCCGTTCTCGGGTTCTGGGCCGGCATGGTCTGGGTCGTCTCGCTGACCCTGGTCGGTCAGGAGGTCAGCGACGAGCTGCGGGGACGCACCTTCGCCTACATCTACAACCTGATGCGGCTCGTGCTGCTCGCGATGGTTGCGGCGGCGCCGGCCATCGCGGGGCGCATCGGCCCGCACTCGGTGCACGTGTCCGACGCGCGCATCCGCCTCGACGGAGTGACGGTCACGCTGTTCGCGGCCGGGCTGCTCGCGATCCTGCTCGGCACGGTCTGCTACCGGCTGATGGACGATCGGCCGGAGATCCCGTTGCGCGCCGACCTGATCGCCGTCCTGCGCCGGCACAACCCACAGCTCGGTCGCGGGACGAACGGCGGACTGTTCATCGCGTTCGAAGGCGGCGAAGGCGCCGGGAAATCCACACAGGTGCAGCTGCTCGCCGCCGAGCTGCGCGAGGCGGGGTACGAAGTCGTCGTGACCTTCGAACCGGGCGCGACGCCGATCGGTGCGAAGCTGCGCCAAGTCCTGCTCGCCCGGGAGTCTGCCGAGCTCAGCGCGGTCGCCGAGGTCTTGCTCTATGCCGCGGATCGCGCCCAGCACGTCAGCGAGGTGGTGCGACCGGCACTCGAACGCGGCGCGGTCGTGATCAGCGACCGTTACGTCGACTCGACGCTTGCCTACCAGGGCGCCGGCCGTTCGCTGCCGGACAGCGAGGTGCGCCGGTTGTCGGCGTGGGCAACCGACGGGTTGCTTCCGGATCTCACGGTCGTCCTGGACATCGCGCCCGAGGTCGGGCTTCGGCGCCGAGGCGGGCCGGGGGACCGGCTCGAGGACGAAAGCGTCGAGTTCCACCGCCGGGTGAGGGCGATGTTTTTGCAGCTGGCCGCTCATGGCCGCGCGCGCTACCTGGTCCTCGACGCGGGGGGCGCCCCCGATCGCATCCACGCCGCCGTCAGCAAGCGGGTCGCCGTCCTGCGGCCGAAGCTCGCCGCGACGTCGCGGCTGAAGGCCCCGCGGAGCAGCGCGTCGGCGGTGGGCAAGTGA
- the dacB gene encoding D-alanyl-D-alanine carboxypeptidase/D-alanyl-D-alanine-endopeptidase, which translates to MRWSRVAPLAAASVVTVAVGAVVAVRYESKHPSAAPTAAASAAPTRAPVLSAVASSAAPARSTVTAAVRPALARFPTGEQLAGEVVDVSSGATLWSMSPRAEMAPASTTKLLTAAAALQTLGADFRFTTSTRRAGDTVYLVGGGDPTLVRTDTSTAIPAYPRPASLADLAEQTAAGLTPGTPVRLRVDTSAWSGPPAARGWQPNYVTEGDVTPPSALELDGGRLHTADFDSERTPTPAAQATQAFADLLRADGVEVNGPIEAATAPPTARPLASVSSPPLAELVQRMLTDSDNDLAEALGRAVAAAQGLPADFSGAAQAVTGDVARYGVSAADVTLYDTSGLSHDDRLDPVALVDVLRAAASPTEPALRPIVEGLPVAGFTGTLADRYRGKTTAAGAGVVRAKTGTLTGVDTLAGLVTDASGNLLAFALMASGPDAETDVEAGLDRIASTLET; encoded by the coding sequence GTGCGTTGGAGCCGTGTCGCGCCCCTCGCGGCGGCGTCCGTGGTGACTGTCGCCGTAGGCGCGGTGGTCGCGGTGCGGTACGAATCGAAACACCCGTCAGCTGCGCCCACGGCCGCCGCGAGCGCCGCTCCCACCCGTGCGCCGGTGCTGTCCGCCGTGGCGAGCTCAGCCGCTCCGGCCCGTTCCACGGTGACCGCTGCCGTGCGCCCCGCGCTGGCGCGCTTCCCGACCGGGGAACAGCTGGCCGGGGAGGTGGTCGATGTCTCGAGCGGAGCCACGTTGTGGTCGATGAGTCCGCGGGCCGAGATGGCGCCGGCCTCGACCACCAAGCTGCTGACCGCTGCCGCGGCGCTGCAGACCCTCGGTGCGGACTTCCGGTTCACGACGTCGACGCGGCGGGCCGGTGACACCGTCTATCTCGTCGGCGGTGGCGACCCGACCTTGGTGCGGACCGACACCTCGACTGCGATCCCGGCGTACCCGCGACCGGCCTCGCTGGCCGATCTCGCGGAGCAGACCGCGGCAGGCCTGACCCCCGGTACGCCGGTGCGGCTGCGGGTCGACACCTCGGCCTGGAGCGGACCGCCCGCAGCGCGAGGCTGGCAGCCGAACTATGTGACCGAGGGCGATGTCACCCCGCCGAGCGCGCTCGAGCTGGACGGGGGGCGGTTGCACACAGCCGACTTCGACTCCGAGCGCACGCCGACGCCGGCAGCGCAAGCAACGCAGGCGTTCGCCGACCTGTTGCGGGCGGACGGCGTCGAGGTCAACGGTCCCATCGAGGCCGCCACCGCCCCGCCGACCGCGCGTCCGCTGGCCAGCGTCTCCTCGCCACCGCTGGCGGAGCTCGTCCAGCGGATGCTGACCGACAGCGACAACGACCTGGCCGAGGCGCTCGGCCGTGCCGTTGCGGCCGCGCAGGGACTACCGGCTGACTTCAGCGGGGCCGCCCAGGCCGTGACGGGGGACGTTGCTCGGTACGGCGTGTCCGCTGCGGACGTCACGCTCTACGACACCAGCGGGTTGTCGCATGACGACAGGCTCGACCCGGTCGCCCTCGTCGACGTACTGCGGGCGGCGGCCTCGCCCACCGAGCCGGCGCTGCGTCCGATCGTCGAGGGACTGCCGGTCGCCGGCTTCACCGGCACGCTGGCCGACCGTTACCGCGGAAAGACGACGGCTGCCGGAGCGGGTGTGGTCCGCGCGAAGACCGGAACCTTGACCGGCGTCGACACCCTCGCCGGGCTGGTCACCGACGCCTCCGGCAACCTGCTGGCGTTCGCACTGATGGCCTCCGGCCCGGACGCTGAGACCGACGTCGAAGCCGGCCTCGACCGGATCGCGAGCACACTGGAGACATGA
- a CDS encoding glycerol-3-phosphate dehydrogenase/oxidase — translation MRGTSQLGPQAREDAWKALDGGAVDVLVIGGGVTGAGVALDAATRGLSTALVEARDIASGTSSRSSKLFHGGLRYLEQMDFSLVREALKERDLVLTRLAPHLVRPVSFLYPLTRHGWERGYVGAGLVLYDAMGGSRALPRHRHLTRRGARALAPALRGDALVGGIRYYDAQCDDARYTLTLARTAAAYGAIVRASTEVVGFVREGGRIVGAELRDTETGESATVRTGVVVNATGVWTDDVQRLADSRGEFKVRASKGVHIVVPRDRISSETGLILRTETSVLFVIPWGDYWIIGTTDDDWNYHKAHPAASRVDIGYLLRHVNEVLAVPLTREDISGVYAGLRPLLSGEQEETSQLSREHAISRSPRGMVSIAGGKYTTYRVMARDAVDAAVEDLGRHAPPCVTEHIPLVGADGYHALANQAESLAADLGLPRWRYEHLLHRYGAMLEDVLAPAAEHPELLEPIPGAGLYLLAEVHYAATHEAALHLDDVLTRRTRISIETRHRGVDSAAAAARVLSGVLGWTDETREAEVAAYIARVEAERLSQEQTDDVNADARRLVAPDSRRTVV, via the coding sequence GTGAGAGGTACGTCGCAGCTCGGGCCGCAGGCTCGCGAGGACGCCTGGAAGGCTCTCGACGGCGGCGCGGTCGACGTACTGGTCATCGGTGGCGGCGTCACCGGTGCCGGGGTGGCGCTGGACGCGGCCACCCGTGGCCTGTCCACCGCGCTGGTCGAGGCGCGCGACATCGCCAGTGGCACCTCGTCGCGGTCGAGCAAGCTGTTCCACGGCGGCCTGCGCTATCTGGAGCAGATGGACTTCTCGCTGGTCCGTGAGGCGCTCAAGGAACGCGATCTCGTCCTCACCCGGCTCGCGCCGCATCTGGTGCGACCCGTCTCGTTCCTCTACCCGTTGACCCGCCATGGCTGGGAGCGCGGGTACGTGGGCGCCGGGCTCGTGCTCTACGACGCGATGGGCGGGTCGCGCGCCCTGCCACGGCACCGGCATCTCACTCGCCGAGGCGCTCGGGCGCTGGCGCCGGCCCTGCGCGGGGACGCCCTCGTCGGGGGCATCCGCTACTACGACGCGCAGTGCGACGACGCGCGTTACACCCTGACGCTGGCGCGGACCGCTGCGGCGTACGGCGCGATCGTGCGCGCGTCGACCGAAGTGGTCGGCTTCGTCCGTGAAGGCGGCCGCATCGTGGGCGCCGAGCTGCGCGACACCGAGACCGGCGAGTCGGCGACCGTGCGTACCGGCGTGGTGGTCAACGCGACCGGCGTGTGGACCGATGACGTGCAGCGGCTCGCGGACTCGCGCGGCGAGTTCAAGGTGCGTGCCTCAAAGGGGGTGCACATCGTCGTACCTCGGGACCGGATCTCCTCGGAGACCGGGCTGATCCTGCGCACCGAGACGTCGGTGCTGTTCGTCATCCCGTGGGGCGACTACTGGATCATCGGTACGACGGATGACGACTGGAACTATCACAAGGCGCACCCCGCGGCGAGCCGGGTCGACATCGGCTACCTGCTGCGCCACGTCAACGAGGTCCTCGCCGTCCCCCTCACCCGTGAAGACATCTCGGGGGTGTACGCCGGGCTGCGACCGCTGTTGTCCGGTGAGCAGGAGGAGACCTCGCAGCTCTCGCGTGAGCACGCCATCAGCCGCTCGCCTCGCGGGATGGTCTCGATCGCCGGCGGGAAGTACACGACGTACCGCGTCATGGCGCGTGACGCGGTCGATGCCGCCGTCGAGGATCTCGGCCGTCATGCGCCGCCGTGCGTCACCGAGCACATCCCGCTGGTCGGCGCCGACGGCTATCACGCGCTGGCCAACCAGGCCGAGTCGCTCGCCGCAGACCTCGGGCTGCCACGCTGGCGCTACGAGCACTTGCTGCACCGCTACGGCGCCATGCTCGAAGACGTGCTCGCGCCGGCCGCGGAGCACCCCGAGCTCCTCGAGCCCATCCCCGGCGCCGGCCTCTATCTGCTGGCCGAGGTGCACTACGCGGCCACCCACGAGGCCGCCTTGCACCTCGACGACGTGCTGACCCGTCGTACCCGGATCTCGATCGAGACCCGCCATCGCGGGGTGGACTCCGCGGCCGCGGCTGCCCGGGTGCTCAGCGGCGTGCTCGGCTGGACCGACGAGACCCGCGAGGCGGAGGTCGCGGCGTACATCGCGCGGGTGGAGGCCGAACGGCTGTCCCAGGAGCAGACCGACGACGTCAACGCCGACGCCCGCCGGCTGGTTGCTCCGGACAGCCGCCGCACCGTCGTCTAG
- a CDS encoding zf-HC2 domain-containing protein: protein MDDDKLPRFCRETRSQLPALASGELTGWPLHVVRAHLRRCAECTNELARQQELTAALSSLRETPVEPPPGLLGDLLARADQRGVRERAAVPARGALSGARPGLSVAFLTVGAVASTGIGYGIWRAASALHRRRADGT, encoded by the coding sequence ATGGACGACGACAAGCTGCCTCGGTTCTGCCGGGAGACCCGCTCCCAGCTACCGGCGCTCGCATCAGGGGAGCTGACCGGCTGGCCGCTGCACGTCGTACGCGCACATCTGCGACGCTGCGCCGAGTGCACGAACGAGCTGGCTCGACAGCAGGAGCTGACCGCGGCGTTGTCGTCGCTGCGCGAGACGCCGGTCGAGCCGCCGCCGGGACTGCTCGGCGACCTGCTCGCCCGCGCCGACCAGCGCGGGGTGCGTGAGCGTGCCGCGGTGCCTGCGCGCGGCGCACTCAGCGGTGCGCGACCTGGGCTGTCGGTTGCCTTCCTGACGGTCGGTGCGGTCGCGTCGACGGGAATCGGCTACGGCATCTGGCGCGCCGCCTCGGCCTTGCACCGCCGACGAGCGGACGGCACGTAG
- a CDS encoding nitroreductase family deazaflavin-dependent oxidoreductase, which translates to MSEPHYQKPGWFTRHVFNATVELFTRLGLSVWGSRVLEVRGRTTGEPRRTPVNLLTVDGVSYLVAPRGETQWVRNLRAAGDGVLLIGRRRQGFSAVELGEAERAPILRAYLKRWKAEVGVFFDGVSATSSDAELAAIAPKHPVFRISMGQ; encoded by the coding sequence ATGAGCGAACCGCACTACCAGAAGCCCGGGTGGTTCACCCGTCACGTGTTCAACGCGACCGTCGAGCTGTTCACCCGGCTCGGGCTGTCGGTGTGGGGCTCACGGGTGCTCGAAGTGCGTGGCCGCACCACGGGCGAGCCGCGGCGTACACCGGTGAACCTGCTGACCGTCGACGGGGTGAGCTATCTGGTGGCACCCCGCGGCGAGACCCAGTGGGTGCGCAACCTGCGTGCCGCCGGCGACGGTGTCCTGCTGATCGGGCGGCGCCGCCAGGGATTCTCCGCGGTCGAGCTAGGTGAGGCGGAACGCGCGCCGATCCTGCGCGCCTATCTGAAGCGCTGGAAGGCCGAGGTCGGCGTCTTCTTCGACGGCGTCAGCGCAACGTCCAGCGACGCGGAGCTCGCCGCGATCGCGCCGAAGCACCCGGTGTTCCGGATCAGCATGGGTCAGTGA
- a CDS encoding alpha/beta hydrolase, with the protein MRVLADRLTEETAIPRLACVLLATLTAVTAVAGCTSTSSAPLVQPARSSSSGASTPAALAPFYDQKLIWHGCADGLRCTKLTVPLDYRRPAGRTLRIAVIEEKSSGTPQGSLIVNPGGPGASGVQFVEEAGDLFKPLMSHLDLVSFDPRGVGASDPVRCLTGPQLDAYVNLDPDPTTAAQRAATIRQSREFADACYAKNGDYLEHVGTIDEARDMDVLRAALGDAKLTYYGASYGTYLGAKYAQLFPTHIRAMVLDGALDPAESATASNLVQAKGFETDLDDFLAYCVGQGKCPFGSSESAAMGWIDDLIARLTAHPLTSDGRLVGAGELFEGLAAGLYSTSDWPQLIDMLTAANSGNGAGVLLFADSLTGRNSNGTYSNLIESNLAINCIDRPSPTSVSAYERAAAKFEKVAPHFGAAIEYGSLPCAFWKVPPVEKPHPVHAVGAPPILVIGTTRDPATPLVWAKALAAQLSSGVLLTHDGDGHTAYVDKDSCVDSVVAKYVLDLVPPKPGTVCK; encoded by the coding sequence GTGCGTGTCCTTGCGGACCGGCTGACCGAGGAGACCGCCATCCCCAGACTCGCCTGCGTTCTTCTCGCCACCCTCACCGCGGTCACCGCGGTCGCCGGGTGCACGTCGACGAGCTCCGCGCCGCTGGTGCAACCGGCGCGATCGTCGAGCAGCGGGGCAAGCACCCCGGCGGCACTCGCGCCGTTCTACGACCAGAAGCTGATCTGGCACGGCTGTGCCGACGGGCTGCGCTGCACCAAGCTGACGGTCCCGCTGGACTACCGCAGACCAGCCGGGCGCACGCTGCGGATCGCGGTGATCGAGGAGAAGTCCAGCGGCACGCCGCAGGGATCGCTGATCGTCAACCCTGGCGGCCCGGGTGCGTCCGGCGTGCAGTTCGTCGAGGAGGCCGGCGACCTGTTCAAGCCACTCATGAGCCATCTCGATCTGGTGTCGTTCGATCCGCGCGGCGTCGGCGCCTCCGATCCGGTCCGCTGCCTGACCGGACCTCAGCTCGACGCCTACGTCAACCTCGACCCGGACCCCACGACCGCGGCGCAGCGGGCGGCGACGATCCGGCAGAGTCGTGAGTTCGCGGACGCCTGCTACGCGAAGAACGGGGACTACCTCGAGCACGTCGGCACCATCGACGAGGCACGGGACATGGACGTCCTGCGCGCTGCGCTCGGCGACGCGAAGCTGACCTACTACGGCGCGTCGTACGGAACGTATCTGGGCGCGAAATACGCACAGCTGTTCCCGACCCACATCCGGGCGATGGTCCTCGACGGCGCACTCGACCCGGCCGAGTCCGCCACCGCCTCGAACCTGGTGCAGGCGAAGGGGTTCGAAACCGACCTGGACGACTTCTTGGCGTACTGCGTCGGCCAGGGCAAGTGTCCGTTCGGGTCGAGCGAATCGGCAGCGATGGGCTGGATCGACGACCTGATCGCCCGGCTCACCGCTCACCCGCTGACCTCGGACGGCCGCCTCGTCGGCGCGGGCGAACTGTTCGAGGGGCTGGCGGCAGGGCTGTATTCCACCTCGGACTGGCCGCAGCTCATCGACATGCTCACCGCCGCGAACAGCGGTAACGGGGCCGGCGTCCTGCTGTTTGCCGATTCGCTGACCGGGCGCAACAGCAACGGCACCTACAGCAACCTGATCGAGTCGAACCTCGCCATCAACTGCATCGACCGTCCCTCGCCGACGTCGGTCTCGGCGTACGAACGGGCCGCCGCGAAGTTCGAGAAGGTCGCACCGCACTTCGGAGCGGCGATCGAGTACGGCTCGCTGCCGTGCGCGTTCTGGAAGGTGCCGCCGGTCGAGAAGCCGCACCCCGTCCACGCTGTCGGTGCACCGCCGATCCTGGTCATCGGCACGACCCGCGACCCGGCCACGCCGCTCGTGTGGGCGAAGGCCTTGGCTGCGCAACTGTCTTCCGGCGTGCTGCTCACCCACGACGGTGACGGTCACACCGCCTACGTCGACAAGGACTCCTGTGTCGACTCAGTAGTGGCGAAGTACGTCCTGGATCTGGTGCCACCCAAGCCGGGCACGGTCTGCAAGTAG
- a CDS encoding sigma-70 family RNA polymerase sigma factor — MDVDPALVRACQRGERGALDELIRATYADVYRLARRMLADPDEAADATQEVFIRVMRSVVGFRGDAAFGTWLHRVTVNVCLTTLRKRSKSRETGVVAGRTPFAMPDDAAPIAGAEALPDERAATADLARRSEQALATLPEEARTVVVLRDIEGLSTKEVADLLGVTENVVKVRLHRAHARLRTLVLGDDPAAAGGAA; from the coding sequence ATGGACGTCGACCCGGCTCTGGTTCGGGCGTGCCAGCGCGGCGAGCGCGGTGCGCTGGACGAGCTGATCCGAGCGACGTACGCCGACGTCTACCGACTGGCCCGGCGAATGCTCGCTGATCCTGACGAGGCCGCCGATGCGACGCAGGAGGTGTTCATCCGGGTGATGCGATCGGTCGTCGGGTTTCGCGGTGACGCCGCATTCGGCACCTGGCTGCACCGGGTGACCGTCAACGTGTGTCTCACCACGCTGCGCAAGCGCTCCAAGTCGCGCGAGACCGGGGTGGTCGCGGGACGTACGCCGTTTGCGATGCCCGACGACGCCGCTCCCATCGCCGGGGCCGAGGCGCTGCCCGACGAGCGTGCCGCTACGGCCGACCTGGCGCGACGCAGTGAGCAAGCGCTCGCGACGTTGCCCGAAGAGGCGCGGACCGTCGTCGTGTTGCGCGACATCGAGGGGTTGTCCACCAAGGAGGTGGCAGACCTGCTCGGCGTCACCGAGAACGTGGTGAAGGTGCGGCTGCATCGGGCGCACGCCCGGCTGCGCACGTTGGTCCTCGGGGACGATCCAGCGGCCGCAGGAGGTGCTGCTTGA
- a CDS encoding DNA polymerase III subunit delta', whose translation MSVFDRLVGQSRVVEQLQAATAAARAVLAGEDGAGMTHAWLFTGPPGSGRSVAARAFGAALQCPDGGCGECHQCRTTMAGSHADVRIVTPAGLSYGVAETRELVTRSAMAPSRGRWQVTVVEDADRFTEQALNALLKALEEPPPRGVWLLCAPSADDLLPTIRSRCRIVTLRVPPYAAVAEHLRSEGIAAEDAEHAARAAQGHIGRARRLATDREAASHRREVLTVPTRVATVGGCFAAAAALVDAAKAEAAAVSARLDEDEKAALRESYGDTGERGMPKPRGVAGALSDLEKRQKSRATRTQRDVLDRALVDLAAFYRDVLAHQLGAPVELINTDLSATVRELAEASRPEATLRRIEAVLAAREAIDANVAPMLAVEAMCVSLRTG comes from the coding sequence GTGAGCGTCTTCGACCGGCTCGTCGGCCAGAGCCGGGTCGTCGAACAGCTGCAGGCCGCAACGGCGGCAGCCCGCGCGGTGCTCGCCGGCGAGGACGGCGCGGGCATGACGCACGCCTGGCTGTTCACCGGGCCGCCCGGGTCGGGACGCTCCGTCGCAGCGCGCGCCTTCGGCGCCGCCTTGCAGTGCCCCGACGGCGGGTGCGGCGAGTGTCACCAGTGCCGCACGACGATGGCCGGCAGCCACGCCGACGTGCGGATCGTGACCCCGGCCGGTCTGTCGTACGGCGTTGCGGAGACCCGTGAGCTCGTGACCCGTTCGGCGATGGCGCCGAGCCGGGGACGTTGGCAGGTCACCGTCGTCGAGGATGCAGACCGGTTCACCGAGCAAGCTCTCAACGCGTTGCTCAAGGCCCTCGAGGAGCCGCCCCCGCGCGGAGTGTGGTTGCTGTGCGCGCCCTCGGCCGACGACCTGCTGCCGACGATCCGGTCACGATGCCGGATCGTCACGTTGCGTGTCCCGCCCTACGCCGCGGTTGCGGAGCATCTGCGGTCGGAGGGCATCGCTGCCGAGGACGCCGAACACGCTGCCCGTGCCGCGCAAGGGCACATCGGCCGGGCGCGTCGCCTCGCCACCGACCGGGAGGCGGCCAGCCATCGGCGTGAGGTGCTCACCGTGCCTACCCGGGTCGCGACGGTCGGGGGCTGCTTCGCCGCCGCAGCCGCGCTCGTCGATGCGGCGAAGGCCGAGGCCGCCGCGGTGAGCGCACGGCTCGACGAGGACGAGAAGGCCGCGCTGCGCGAGTCCTACGGTGACACCGGCGAACGCGGCATGCCGAAACCGCGCGGCGTCGCCGGCGCGCTGTCGGATCTGGAGAAACGGCAGAAGTCACGCGCGACGCGTACCCAACGTGACGTGCTCGATCGAGCGCTCGTGGACCTGGCGGCGTTCTATCGCGACGTTCTCGCCCACCAGCTCGGCGCGCCGGTGGAGCTGATCAACACCGACCTGAGCGCGACGGTCCGCGAGCTTGCCGAGGCGTCCAGGCCGGAGGCGACGCTGCGCCGGATCGAGGCGGTCCTCGCCGCGCGCGAAGCGATCGACGCGAACGTCGCCCCGATGCTCGCCGTCGAGGCAATGTGCGTGTCCTTGCGGACCGGCTGA
- a CDS encoding inorganic diphosphatase, translating into MEFDVLIEIPKGHRNKYEVDHKSGRIRLDRTLFTSTQYPADYGFIEDTLGEDGDPLDAMVLLPEPTFPGCLIMCRAIGMFRMTDEKGGDDKVLCVPANDPRQEHLRDIHHMPEFDRLEIQHFFEVYKDLEPGKSVEGATWVGRAEAEAEIAASRQRLIAHGGHP; encoded by the coding sequence GTGGAGTTCGACGTCCTCATCGAGATCCCCAAGGGTCACCGCAACAAGTACGAGGTCGACCACAAGTCGGGCCGGATCCGGCTCGACCGGACGCTGTTCACCTCGACGCAGTACCCGGCCGACTACGGCTTCATCGAGGACACCCTCGGCGAGGACGGGGACCCCCTCGACGCGATGGTGCTGCTCCCCGAGCCCACCTTCCCCGGTTGTCTGATCATGTGCCGCGCGATCGGGATGTTCCGGATGACCGACGAGAAGGGCGGGGACGACAAGGTGCTCTGCGTACCGGCCAACGACCCGCGGCAGGAGCACCTCCGCGACATCCACCACATGCCCGAGTTCGACCGGCTGGAGATCCAGCACTTCTTCGAGGTCTACAAGGATCTCGAACCCGGCAAGAGTGTCGAGGGCGCGACGTGGGTGGGCCGCGCCGAGGCCGAGGCCGAGATCGCCGCTTCACGGCAGCGGCTGATCGCCCACGGCGGCCACCCCTAG